Proteins encoded together in one Microbacterium oxydans window:
- the hisB gene encoding imidazoleglycerol-phosphate dehydratase HisB, whose protein sequence is MSTPALTPRTASRVRSTSESTVELELNLDGTGASRIDTSVPFFDHMLTAFAKHSLTDLTVRASGDTNIDAHHTVEDVSIVLGQAILEALGDKSGISRYGDALVPLDEALAQAVVDISGRPYLVHTGEPAGFEHHLIGGHFTGSLVRHSFEAITFNAALTVHVRVLGGRDPHHIAEAEYKAFARAFRQAKALDPLVDGIPSTKGAL, encoded by the coding sequence ATGAGCACCCCCGCACTGACCCCGCGCACCGCGAGCCGCGTGCGCAGCACGTCGGAGTCCACCGTCGAGCTCGAGCTGAACCTCGACGGCACCGGTGCGAGCCGCATCGACACCTCGGTGCCCTTCTTCGACCACATGCTCACCGCGTTCGCGAAGCACTCGCTGACCGACCTGACGGTCCGTGCCTCGGGCGACACGAACATCGACGCACACCACACCGTCGAGGACGTGTCGATCGTGCTGGGTCAGGCGATCCTCGAAGCGCTCGGCGACAAGTCCGGCATCTCGCGCTACGGCGACGCCCTCGTCCCGCTCGACGAGGCTCTCGCGCAGGCGGTCGTCGACATCTCCGGCCGCCCCTACCTCGTGCACACCGGGGAGCCGGCGGGCTTCGAGCACCACCTCATCGGCGGGCACTTCACGGGTTCGCTGGTGCGCCACTCCTTCGAGGCCATCACCTTCAACGCCGCGCTGACCGTGCACGTCCGCGTGCTCGGCGGCCGCGACCCGCACCACATCGCGGAGGCCGAGTACAAGGCGTTCGCCCGGGCGTTCCGGCAGGCCAAGGCCCTCGACCCCCTCGTCGACGGCATCCCGTCGACCAAGGGTGCGCTGTGA
- a CDS encoding histidinol-phosphate transaminase, translating into MGRVTLSLNDLPLRDDLRGLTPYGAPQAPLPIALNVNENTHPIPDAVASDILDDIAVAIHEVNRYPDREFTALREAFADYLGHGVSAEQIWAGNGSNEVLQHILQAFGGPGRTAFGFAPTYSMYPLIAQGTGARWIAGTRQPDYTITPEEAAEQVRAADPDVVILCSPNNPTGTPLGLDVIEAVYEAARGIVIVDEAYQEFAPHDAVSALTLLEGRPRLAVSRTMSKAFAFAGARVGYLAADPAFIDALRLVRLPYHLSALTQAAAVAALRNADVMLGMVEEIIEQRDRITATLEALGYTPHESWSNFVLFGGVADPKATWQQLFDRGVLVRDVGIPGHLRVSAGTEAETTAFLDALASIGSAS; encoded by the coding sequence ATGGGAAGGGTGACCCTCTCCCTCAATGATCTGCCGTTGCGTGACGATCTTCGTGGACTGACTCCGTACGGAGCACCGCAGGCGCCGCTCCCGATCGCGCTCAACGTGAACGAGAACACGCATCCGATTCCGGATGCCGTCGCGAGCGACATCCTCGACGACATCGCCGTCGCGATCCACGAGGTCAACCGCTACCCGGACCGGGAGTTCACCGCGCTGCGCGAGGCGTTCGCCGACTACCTGGGCCACGGCGTCTCCGCCGAGCAGATCTGGGCGGGCAACGGCTCCAACGAGGTCCTCCAGCACATCCTGCAGGCCTTCGGGGGTCCCGGCCGAACCGCCTTCGGCTTCGCGCCCACGTACTCGATGTACCCGCTGATCGCGCAGGGGACCGGTGCCCGCTGGATCGCGGGCACCCGGCAGCCCGACTACACGATCACCCCGGAGGAAGCGGCGGAGCAGGTCCGCGCCGCCGACCCCGACGTGGTCATCCTCTGCTCGCCCAACAATCCGACGGGCACGCCGCTCGGCCTCGACGTCATCGAGGCCGTCTACGAGGCTGCTCGCGGCATCGTGATCGTCGACGAGGCCTACCAGGAGTTCGCTCCGCACGACGCGGTCTCTGCTCTGACCCTGCTCGAGGGCCGCCCCCGCCTCGCGGTGTCCCGCACCATGAGCAAGGCGTTCGCCTTCGCCGGAGCCAGGGTCGGCTACCTCGCGGCCGACCCGGCCTTCATCGACGCGCTGCGTCTGGTGCGCCTGCCGTATCACCTGAGCGCGCTCACGCAGGCGGCTGCCGTGGCGGCGCTGCGCAACGCCGACGTGATGCTCGGGATGGTCGAGGAGATCATCGAGCAGCGCGATCGGATCACGGCGACGCTCGAGGCTCTCGGCTACACGCCGCATGAGTCGTGGTCGAACTTCGTGCTGTTCGGCGGGGTCGCCGACCCGAAGGCGACCTGGCAGCAGCTGTTCGATCGGGGCGTGCTCGTGCGCGATGTCGGCATCCCCGGTCACCTCAGGGTGAGCGCCGGCACCGAGGCCGAGACCACCGCATTCCTGGACGCACTGGCCTCGATAGGATCGGCTTCATGA
- a CDS encoding LysM peptidoglycan-binding domain-containing protein, with protein sequence MSSISFSTAAVIPASARPTTRLRLTMRGRAVLLAFASVPLAVGIAFAALSGGSAIASGSDAPAASIETVTVMPGDTLWSIATSVAPDADPRDVIGDISRMNLLRGGGLQIGQELAIPAQYGN encoded by the coding sequence ATGAGCAGCATCAGCTTCAGCACCGCAGCAGTCATCCCGGCGTCGGCCCGTCCGACCACGCGTCTCCGGCTGACGATGCGAGGTCGGGCCGTGCTGCTGGCGTTCGCCTCCGTGCCCCTCGCCGTTGGTATCGCCTTCGCCGCCCTCAGCGGGGGCAGCGCGATCGCCTCCGGGTCGGACGCGCCGGCGGCGAGCATCGAGACCGTGACGGTCATGCCGGGGGACACGCTGTGGTCGATCGCGACCTCGGTCGCTCCCGACGCCGACCCGCGCGACGTCATCGGCGACATCAGCCGGATGAACCTGCTGCGCGGCGGCGGTCTCCAGATCGGTCAGGAGCTCGCGATCCCGGCTCAGTACGGGAACTGA
- the lexA gene encoding transcriptional repressor LexA has protein sequence MSENSAPESEAPRTRRRKSLSPKQMAILEVIQSSIANHGYPPSMREIGDAVGLKSLSSVTHQLGQLELSGYLRRDPGKTRAMEVLIDLPGTSTENPADVATPVGDAALVPLVGRIAAGVPITADQQVEEIFPLPRQLVGKGDLFMLKVSGESMIDAAICDGDWVVVRSQSNAENGEIVAAMLDGEATVKVLRRRDGHTWLLPRNSAFEPILGDEAVVLGKIVAVLRAV, from the coding sequence ATGAGCGAGAACTCTGCCCCCGAGTCGGAGGCACCGCGGACGCGCCGGCGCAAGAGCCTGAGCCCCAAGCAGATGGCGATCCTCGAGGTCATCCAGAGCTCGATCGCGAACCACGGCTACCCGCCGAGCATGCGCGAGATTGGCGATGCCGTCGGCCTCAAGTCGCTCTCCAGCGTGACCCACCAGCTCGGCCAGCTCGAGCTCAGCGGCTACCTGCGGCGCGACCCCGGCAAGACCAGGGCGATGGAAGTGCTCATCGACCTGCCCGGCACCAGCACAGAGAACCCCGCTGACGTCGCGACCCCGGTCGGCGACGCCGCGCTCGTGCCCCTGGTCGGGCGGATCGCGGCCGGAGTGCCGATCACCGCGGATCAGCAGGTCGAGGAGATCTTCCCCCTCCCGCGGCAGCTCGTGGGCAAGGGCGACCTGTTCATGCTCAAGGTCTCCGGCGAGTCGATGATCGACGCCGCCATCTGCGACGGGGACTGGGTCGTCGTCCGCTCGCAGAGCAACGCCGAGAACGGTGAGATCGTCGCCGCGATGCTCGACGGCGAGGCCACGGTCAAGGTGCTGCGTCGCCGCGACGGGCACACCTGGCTCCTCCCCCGCAACTCGGCCTTCGAGCCCATCCTCGGCGATGAGGCCGTGGTGCTCGGCAAGATCGTGGCGGTGCTCCGCGCGGTCTGA